In Corvus moneduloides isolate bCorMon1 chromosome 3, bCorMon1.pri, whole genome shotgun sequence, one DNA window encodes the following:
- the KCNG3 gene encoding potassium voltage-gated channel subfamily G member 3 isoform X1: protein MNFGRGPSVVLNVGGTRYSFSREVLKDFPLRRVSRLHGCLSEQDVLEVCDDYDRERNEYFFDRHSEAFGFIMLYVRHGHLRFVPHMCELSFYNEMIYWGLEGSHLDYCCQRRLDDRMSETCTYYAAEEPNGGLEGKGRRPPGAEGGKWLERMRRTFEEPTSSVAAQVLATVSILFVIVSMVVLCASTLPEWRAAENRSVEEQSRYTAESVREPSGIIEAICIGWFTAECIVRFIVSKNKCEFVRRPLNIIDLLAITPYYISVLMTVFTGENSQLQRAGVTLRVLRMMRIFWVIKLARHFIGLQTLGLTLKRCYREMVMLLVFICVAMAIFSALSQLLENGLDLGTKNKDYASIPAACWWVIISMTTVGYGDMCPITVPGRILGGICVVSGIVLLALPITFIYHSFVQCYHELKFRSARYSRSLSAEFLN from the exons ATGAACTTTGGCCGCGGTCCCTCGGTGGTGTTGAACGTCGGGGGCACCCGGTACTCCTTCTCCCGGGAGGTGCTGAAGGATTTCCCGCTGCGCCGGGTGAGCCGCCTGCACGGCTGCCTCTCGGAGCAGGACGTTCTGGAGGTGTGCGACGACTACGACCGGGAGCGGAACGAATACTTCTTCGACCGGCACTCAGAGGCCTTCGGCTTCATCATGCTGTACGTCCGGCACGGCCACCTGCGCTTCGTGCCGCACATGTGCGAGCTCTCCTTCTACAACGAGATGATCTACTGGGGGCTGGAGGGCTCCCACCTCGACTACTGCTGCCAGCGCCGCCTCGACGACCGCATGTCCGAGACGTGCACCTACTACGCGGCGGAGGAGCCGAATGGCGGCCTCGAGGGCAAGGGCCGGCGGCCACCGGGAGCCGAGGGCGGGAAGTGGCTcgagaggatgaggaggactTTTGAGGAGCCCACGTCTTCCGTGGCCGCCCAGGTCCTGGCCACCGTCTCCATCCTCTTCGTCATTGTGTCCATGGTGGTGCTGTGCGCCAGCACCCTGCCCGAGTGGCGGGCGGCGGAGAACCGCAGCgtggaggagcagagcaggtacACAGCAGAGTCAGTGAGGGAGCCCTCAGG GATAATTGAAGCTATCTGCATAGGCTGGTTCACTGCAGAATGCATTGTGAGGTTCATCGTCTCCAAAAACAAGTGTGAGTTTGTCAGAAGACCTCTCAACATCATTGATTTGCTGGCAATTACTCCTTACTACATCTCTGTTCTAATGACTGTTTTTACAGGGGAAAATTCACAGCTTCAGAGGGCTGGAGTCACCTTGAGGGTCTTAAGAATGATGAGAATTTTTTGGGTGATTAAACTGGCCCGTCATTTCATTGGCCTTCAAACACTTGGTCTGACTCTGAAGCGTTGTTACAGAGAGATGGTGATGCTACTTGTCTTTATCTGTGTTGCTATGGCAATTTTCAGTGCACTTTCACAGCTTCTTGAAAATGGGCTGGACTTGGGAACAAAGAATAAGGATTATGCCAGCATTCCTGCTGCTTGTTGGTGGGTGATCATCTCGATGACCACAGTTGGTTACGGTGACATGTGTCCCATCACTGTACCAGGAAGGATTCTTGGAGGAATTTGTGTGGTTAGTGGCATCGTTTTATTAGCCCTGCCGATCACTTTCATTTATCACAGCTTTGTGCAATGCTACCATGAGCTCAAGTTCCGATCTGCTAGGTACAGTAGAAGCCTCTCTGCTGAATTCCTAAATTGA
- the KCNG3 gene encoding potassium voltage-gated channel subfamily G member 3 isoform X2 produces MNFGRGPSVVLNVGGTRYSFSREVLKDFPLRRVSRLHGCLSEQDVLEVCDDYDRERNEYFFDRHSEAFGFIMLYVRHGHLRFVPHMCELSFYNEMIYWGLEGSHLDYCCQRRLDDRMSETCTYYAAEEPNGGLEGKGRRPPGAEGGKWLERMRRTFEEPTSSVAAQVLATVSILFVIVSMVVLCASTLPEWRAAENRSVEEQSRIIEAICIGWFTAECIVRFIVSKNKCEFVRRPLNIIDLLAITPYYISVLMTVFTGENSQLQRAGVTLRVLRMMRIFWVIKLARHFIGLQTLGLTLKRCYREMVMLLVFICVAMAIFSALSQLLENGLDLGTKNKDYASIPAACWWVIISMTTVGYGDMCPITVPGRILGGICVVSGIVLLALPITFIYHSFVQCYHELKFRSARYSRSLSAEFLN; encoded by the exons ATGAACTTTGGCCGCGGTCCCTCGGTGGTGTTGAACGTCGGGGGCACCCGGTACTCCTTCTCCCGGGAGGTGCTGAAGGATTTCCCGCTGCGCCGGGTGAGCCGCCTGCACGGCTGCCTCTCGGAGCAGGACGTTCTGGAGGTGTGCGACGACTACGACCGGGAGCGGAACGAATACTTCTTCGACCGGCACTCAGAGGCCTTCGGCTTCATCATGCTGTACGTCCGGCACGGCCACCTGCGCTTCGTGCCGCACATGTGCGAGCTCTCCTTCTACAACGAGATGATCTACTGGGGGCTGGAGGGCTCCCACCTCGACTACTGCTGCCAGCGCCGCCTCGACGACCGCATGTCCGAGACGTGCACCTACTACGCGGCGGAGGAGCCGAATGGCGGCCTCGAGGGCAAGGGCCGGCGGCCACCGGGAGCCGAGGGCGGGAAGTGGCTcgagaggatgaggaggactTTTGAGGAGCCCACGTCTTCCGTGGCCGCCCAGGTCCTGGCCACCGTCTCCATCCTCTTCGTCATTGTGTCCATGGTGGTGCTGTGCGCCAGCACCCTGCCCGAGTGGCGGGCGGCGGAGAACCGCAGCgtggaggagcagagcag GATAATTGAAGCTATCTGCATAGGCTGGTTCACTGCAGAATGCATTGTGAGGTTCATCGTCTCCAAAAACAAGTGTGAGTTTGTCAGAAGACCTCTCAACATCATTGATTTGCTGGCAATTACTCCTTACTACATCTCTGTTCTAATGACTGTTTTTACAGGGGAAAATTCACAGCTTCAGAGGGCTGGAGTCACCTTGAGGGTCTTAAGAATGATGAGAATTTTTTGGGTGATTAAACTGGCCCGTCATTTCATTGGCCTTCAAACACTTGGTCTGACTCTGAAGCGTTGTTACAGAGAGATGGTGATGCTACTTGTCTTTATCTGTGTTGCTATGGCAATTTTCAGTGCACTTTCACAGCTTCTTGAAAATGGGCTGGACTTGGGAACAAAGAATAAGGATTATGCCAGCATTCCTGCTGCTTGTTGGTGGGTGATCATCTCGATGACCACAGTTGGTTACGGTGACATGTGTCCCATCACTGTACCAGGAAGGATTCTTGGAGGAATTTGTGTGGTTAGTGGCATCGTTTTATTAGCCCTGCCGATCACTTTCATTTATCACAGCTTTGTGCAATGCTACCATGAGCTCAAGTTCCGATCTGCTAGGTACAGTAGAAGCCTCTCTGCTGAATTCCTAAATTGA